In Alosa alosa isolate M-15738 ecotype Scorff River chromosome 19, AALO_Geno_1.1, whole genome shotgun sequence, a genomic segment contains:
- the tmem234 gene encoding transmembrane protein 234 — protein MVGAVEVCCFLVVALLWGATNPFLKKGTEGIERVKKGNIILQLLAEVKFLFLNFKYLIPFLLNQGGSVVYYFTLATTELSVAVPVVNSLTFLITLLTGSLLGEDFGGKRAVFGMLLTMLGVSLCIFSSASEAKDTAPLNTTLT, from the exons ATGGTGGGCGCAG TGGAGGTGTGTTGTTTCTTGGTGGTGGCGTTGCTCTGGGGAGCCACTAATCCATTTTTAAAGAAAGGTACAGAAGGCATTGAAAGAGTGAAGAAGGGGAATATTATCCTTCAGCTCCTTGCCGAGGTTAAGTTCCTGTTCCTCAACTTCAAG TATCTGATTCCATTCCTGCTGAATCAAGGTGGATCTGTGGTCTACTACTTCACCTTGGCCACCACAG AGCTGTCCGTGGCTGTGCCGGTCGTGAACTCTCTCACATTCCTCATAACCCTGCTCACAGGCAGTTTGCTGGGTGAGGACTTTGGTGGGAAAC GAGCTGTGTTTGGGATGCTGCTGACCATGTTAGgagtctctctctgcatcttcaGTTCAGCCTCTGAAGCCAAGGACACAGCCCCGTTGAACACCACACTGACCTGA